One part of the Desulfurella sp. genome encodes these proteins:
- a CDS encoding acyl-CoA dehydrogenase family protein produces MKGGEFIIKETDKNEIVIPEEITQEQKQMAETAEAFVTNEILPNIDEIDKHNLDLLKSYLAKAAELGFLGIYAPEEYDGVDLDTKTTIAIADKMGAAGSFAVAFAAHVGIGSLPLIYFGTKTQKDKYLKKLATGEWIAAYCLTEPDAGSDAMNITTYATLSEDGKYYILNGSKTYITNGGIANLFTVFAKINKTDYAAFLVERSFEGVSIGREEDKMGIRGSSTTPVMFDNVKVPVENLLGEIGKGYKVAFSVLDEGRFLLSVAAIGGAKVALQEAIKYGNQRKQFKLPITKFGAIKEKIADMITKIYAGEALNYRLADLYDKEIQKINHDDPNYYVKKQKALEEYSIECSISKIYGSEALDFVVDETVQIFGGYGFIKDYPAERFYRDARINRIFEGTNEINRLLVPGIMLKKAMKNELPLQQSAMAAFEALITPSFDEIDETKKYAVEKNLIKNLKTLYLALSGMAVQKYMDNIKKEEEVLFALADIAINIFALESAVLRADKAQDIVNPNKLPLYDSVVKTVTFECTNNIEEAAKRAAFYIGGDALQSILSGIRRFTKYDANELLEAKRFLADTAIDQEKYIF; encoded by the coding sequence ATGAAAGGTGGAGAATTTATTATTAAAGAAACTGATAAAAACGAAATTGTTATTCCTGAGGAAATTACTCAAGAGCAAAAACAAATGGCAGAAACTGCAGAAGCATTCGTTACAAATGAAATATTACCAAATATTGATGAAATAGATAAACATAATCTGGATTTACTAAAATCATACCTTGCAAAAGCTGCCGAGCTAGGTTTTTTGGGAATCTATGCACCAGAAGAGTATGATGGAGTTGATTTAGACACAAAAACTACAATTGCAATAGCTGATAAAATGGGTGCTGCGGGCTCTTTTGCCGTGGCATTTGCAGCGCATGTTGGCATTGGAAGCTTACCGTTAATCTACTTTGGCACAAAAACTCAAAAAGATAAATACCTAAAAAAACTTGCGACTGGCGAATGGATTGCAGCATATTGTTTGACTGAACCAGACGCAGGCAGTGATGCTATGAATATAACCACCTATGCTACACTTTCAGAAGATGGCAAGTATTACATTTTGAATGGTTCAAAAACCTATATTACAAATGGTGGCATAGCAAACTTATTTACTGTTTTTGCAAAAATCAATAAAACAGATTATGCAGCATTTTTAGTAGAACGCAGCTTTGAAGGCGTAAGCATAGGCAGAGAAGAAGACAAAATGGGCATAAGGGGTTCGTCCACCACACCTGTGATGTTTGATAATGTAAAAGTACCTGTTGAAAATCTACTTGGTGAAATTGGAAAAGGCTATAAAGTAGCATTCAGTGTTTTGGATGAAGGGAGGTTTTTGCTATCTGTTGCTGCAATTGGCGGAGCTAAAGTAGCTCTTCAGGAAGCCATCAAATACGGTAATCAAAGAAAACAATTTAAGCTACCTATTACAAAATTCGGCGCAATAAAAGAAAAAATTGCAGATATGATTACAAAAATTTATGCAGGCGAAGCTTTAAATTACAGACTTGCAGATCTCTACGACAAAGAAATTCAAAAAATAAACCATGATGATCCAAATTATTATGTAAAAAAACAAAAAGCTCTCGAAGAATACAGTATAGAGTGCTCGATATCAAAAATTTACGGTAGTGAAGCACTTGATTTTGTTGTAGACGAAACTGTTCAAATTTTTGGTGGTTATGGATTTATAAAAGATTACCCTGCAGAAAGATTCTATAGAGATGCAAGAATAAACAGAATCTTTGAAGGTACAAATGAGATTAACAGGCTACTTGTACCTGGTATAATGCTAAAAAAAGCTATGAAAAACGAGCTTCCATTGCAGCAGAGTGCAATGGCGGCATTTGAAGCTCTAATAACACCGTCTTTTGATGAAATTGATGAAACAAAAAAATATGCAGTTGAAAAAAATCTTATAAAAAATCTAAAAACTTTGTATCTAGCTTTAAGTGGTATGGCAGTTCAAAAATACATGGATAACATTAAAAAAGAAGAAGAAGTTCTTTTTGCTTTAGCTGATATTGCAATAAACATTTTTGCTTTGGAAAGTGCTGTTTTAAGGGCAGATAAAGCACAGGATATTGTAAACCCAAATAAACTGCCTTTATATGACAGTGTTGTCAAAACAGTTACTTTTGAGTGTACAAACAATATAGAAGAGGCGGCAAAACGCGCGGCATTTTATATTGGAGGCGATGCATTACAAAGCATTTTAAGTGGTATTAGAAGATTCACAAAGTACGATGCAAATGAGCTATTAGAAGCAAAAAGATTCCTCGCAGACACCGCAATAGATCAAGAAAAATACATATTTTAA